From the genome of Flavobacterium luteolum, one region includes:
- a CDS encoding DUF2752 domain-containing protein, protein MSLEKYMIPCLFKTVFGYDCLGCGFQRSLFLLFQGDFWAAFKMYPAIYTCLLLSVFIAFHFLDKSRNYKKLIWKMAIINLFFMLGGYYLKHFYF, encoded by the coding sequence ATGAGTTTAGAGAAATACATGATTCCTTGTCTGTTCAAAACCGTGTTTGGTTATGACTGTTTAGGATGCGGATTTCAGCGATCTTTATTCTTACTTTTTCAAGGTGATTTTTGGGCTGCTTTTAAAATGTATCCAGCCATTTATACCTGCCTTTTACTCTCCGTTTTTATTGCCTTTCATTTTTTAGACAAGTCTAGAAACTATAAAAAGCTAATCTGGAAAATGGCTATTATAAATCTTTTTTTTATGCTTGGCGGATATTATCTGAAGCACTTTTATTTTTAG
- a CDS encoding aldo/keto reductase, whose protein sequence is MNYRKLGKTNFNISEISLGTWQVGGKWGSGFDDKTADELLNTAIDNGVNFIDTADVYENGLSETAVGRVVRSRSERIFVATKCGRQINPHVNEGYTPKVLQKFVEDSLKRTGLETLDLIQLHCPPTEVYYRPEIFELFDRLKDQGKILNLGVSVEKVEEALKAIEYSNVTTVQIIFNLFRQRPSELFFSEAKKKDIGIIARVPLASGLLTGKFDLKTTFEPQDHRNFNRNGEAFDKGETFSGIDYELGLKAVEELKALFPESKNLAAIALQWILSFNEVSCIIPGASKTEHVLSNLLVYDTPKLTSEQITAMNKIYSNLIKPSVHQLW, encoded by the coding sequence ATGAACTACAGAAAACTAGGAAAAACAAACTTTAATATCTCTGAAATTTCGCTTGGCACTTGGCAGGTTGGCGGAAAATGGGGATCGGGTTTTGATGATAAAACTGCCGACGAACTATTGAATACCGCTATTGATAATGGCGTAAATTTTATTGATACTGCAGATGTTTACGAAAACGGATTGAGCGAAACTGCCGTTGGAAGAGTCGTTCGTTCTCGCTCTGAACGAATTTTTGTTGCCACAAAATGTGGACGCCAGATAAATCCACATGTTAATGAAGGATATACTCCAAAAGTGCTTCAAAAATTTGTTGAAGACAGCTTAAAAAGAACAGGATTAGAAACGCTTGATCTGATTCAATTACATTGTCCTCCAACAGAAGTGTACTATCGTCCAGAAATCTTTGAACTTTTTGACCGATTGAAAGATCAGGGAAAAATTCTTAATCTTGGCGTAAGTGTCGAAAAGGTTGAAGAAGCATTAAAAGCTATTGAATATTCGAATGTAACTACGGTTCAAATTATCTTCAATTTGTTTCGCCAGCGTCCTTCTGAGCTGTTTTTCTCAGAAGCTAAAAAGAAAGACATTGGAATCATTGCAAGAGTTCCGTTGGCAAGCGGACTTTTAACAGGAAAATTTGATTTAAAAACTACTTTTGAACCTCAGGATCACCGAAATTTTAATCGTAACGGAGAAGCGTTTGATAAAGGCGAGACTTTTTCTGGAATTGATTATGAATTAGGCTTAAAAGCAGTTGAAGAATTAAAAGCTTTATTTCCTGAATCGAAAAACCTTGCCGCAATTGCACTTCAATGGATTTTAAGTTTTAATGAAGTAAGCTGTATTATTCCAGGTGCGTCAAAAACAGAACACGTTTTATCGAATTTATTGGTTTATGACACTCCAAAATTAACCTCAGAACAGATTACAGCAATGAATAAAATCTACAGCAATCTAATTAAACCTTCTGTTCACCAGCTTTGGTAA
- the cysM gene encoding cysteine synthase CysM: MNSHKLLNLIGNTPLMETVNLVKNKNVKLLLKLEGNNPGGSVKDRAAYNMIAAALERGDIKKGDKLIEATSGNTGIALAMIAQLFGIEIELVLPEDSTKERTQTMRAYGATVILTPASEGIIGSRDYADKKVAQGGYLMLNQFANDDNWKAHYKTTGPEIWNDTDGTVTHFVSAMGTTGTIIGTSTYLKEKNSNVQIIGAQPSDGSQIPGIRKWPQEYLPKIFDASKVDTVIDVSEEEARAMTKRLALEEGVFAGMSSGGSVAVALKIAEQLESGVVVAVICDRGDRYLSSDLFD, encoded by the coding sequence ATGAATTCACATAAATTATTAAACCTAATTGGCAATACTCCGTTAATGGAAACTGTCAATCTAGTTAAAAATAAAAATGTAAAGCTTTTACTGAAACTAGAAGGAAATAATCCTGGGGGAAGCGTAAAAGACAGAGCCGCATACAATATGATTGCTGCCGCTTTGGAAAGAGGCGACATTAAAAAAGGAGATAAATTAATTGAAGCAACCAGCGGAAATACAGGAATTGCCTTAGCCATGATTGCGCAACTATTTGGTATTGAAATCGAATTGGTTTTACCAGAAGATTCTACCAAAGAACGTACTCAAACGATGCGTGCTTATGGTGCTACTGTTATTCTGACACCGGCAAGCGAAGGAATTATTGGTTCTAGAGACTACGCAGATAAAAAAGTAGCTCAAGGCGGTTATTTAATGCTGAATCAGTTTGCTAATGATGATAACTGGAAAGCGCACTACAAAACAACCGGTCCCGAAATATGGAATGATACTGATGGAACGGTAACGCATTTCGTTTCGGCCATGGGAACAACTGGAACCATTATTGGAACTTCGACTTATTTGAAAGAAAAGAATTCAAACGTACAGATTATTGGCGCGCAGCCAAGCGATGGTTCTCAGATTCCTGGAATTCGTAAATGGCCACAAGAATACTTACCGAAAATTTTTGATGCTTCAAAAGTAGATACTGTTATCGATGTGAGCGAAGAAGAAGCTCGAGCAATGACCAAAAGATTAGCTCTTGAAGAAGGCGTTTTTGCAGGAATGAGCAGCGGAGGCTCTGTTGCCGTTGCCTTAAAAATAGCAGAACAATTAGAATCTGGAGTTGTGGTTGCCGTGATCTGCGATCGAGGCGACCGTTATTTGTCTTCGGATTTATTTGATTAA
- a CDS encoding DUF1003 domain-containing protein, whose product MKNKPTFTSAISGLSFDENEKIYGRAIHDPILGLIKKEFPDFSAEDCISINELNLYRQKYISNYLSTEIGALSAMEKNVISSLKEDKSIVSIVEEEEETRNLGQKVADKVADFGGSWTFIISFVVFISIWIISNVYIFLNKGFDPYPFILLNLILSCVAALQAPVIMMSQNRQEEKDRNRAKKDFMINLKSELEIRLIHDKIDHLIMHQQQELIEIQKVQIEMMNDILDQIKK is encoded by the coding sequence ATGAAAAATAAGCCAACATTTACAAGTGCAATTTCTGGACTTTCTTTTGATGAAAATGAAAAAATTTACGGAAGGGCAATACATGACCCTATTTTGGGATTGATAAAAAAAGAGTTTCCAGATTTTAGTGCCGAAGATTGCATTTCTATAAATGAATTAAATCTATATCGCCAAAAGTATATTTCAAATTACCTTTCTACCGAAATTGGAGCACTTTCTGCAATGGAGAAAAATGTTATTTCTTCATTAAAAGAAGATAAATCTATTGTAAGTATTGTAGAAGAGGAGGAAGAAACTCGAAATTTAGGACAAAAAGTGGCAGATAAAGTAGCCGATTTTGGAGGAAGCTGGACATTTATTATTTCGTTTGTGGTATTTATATCGATTTGGATTATCTCGAATGTGTATATTTTTCTAAACAAAGGTTTTGATCCCTATCCGTTTATTCTTTTAAATTTAATTTTGTCGTGTGTTGCAGCTTTGCAAGCACCAGTAATTATGATGAGTCAAAACCGTCAGGAAGAAAAAGACCGTAATCGTGCTAAAAAAGATTTTATGATCAATCTGAAATCGGAGTTAGAGATTAGATTAATTCACGATAAAATTGATCATTTAATTATGCATCAGCAACAAGAATTAATTGAAATTCAGAAAGTGCAAATTGAAATGATGAATGATATTTTGGATCAGATTAAGAAATAA
- a CDS encoding THUMP domain-containing class I SAM-dependent RNA methyltransferase gives MEENFKMIAKCFFGFEEILEKELRALGAQDVEKGVRMVSFKGDKGFMYKANLSLRTALKVLKPIYSFRANNEQALYKGISGLNWSKLLNANQTFVIDATVHSTYFNHSEFVSQKCKDAIVDQFRERTGQRPSIDKQYPDLRINIHIDKDQVSVALDTSGASLHQRGYRTATNIAPINEVLAAGILLLSGWDGQSDFLDPMCGSGTFLAEAAMIACNIPANINRKEFAFEKWKDWDNDLFDTIVDSLMKKTREFHYTIKGFDKAPSAVSKAKDNIRNANLEDYIKIYEENFFDTEKETEGKLHIVFNPPYDERLDIHMERFYASIGDTLKKNYPGTNAWFITANLEALKFVGLKPSRKIKLFNGSLEARLVKYEMYEGSKRTKFQVSE, from the coding sequence ATGGAAGAAAATTTTAAAATGATTGCCAAATGTTTTTTTGGCTTTGAAGAAATATTAGAAAAAGAATTACGTGCACTTGGCGCTCAAGATGTCGAAAAGGGGGTGAGAATGGTGAGTTTTAAAGGAGATAAAGGTTTTATGTATAAAGCCAATTTGTCTTTGCGTACCGCGCTTAAAGTCTTAAAACCAATTTATTCTTTTAGAGCAAATAATGAACAAGCGTTGTACAAAGGTATTTCGGGTTTAAACTGGTCTAAACTTTTAAATGCGAATCAGACTTTTGTGATCGATGCAACGGTGCATTCTACTTATTTCAATCATTCTGAATTTGTTTCGCAGAAATGTAAAGATGCGATTGTAGATCAATTTAGAGAAAGAACTGGTCAAAGGCCGAGTATTGATAAGCAATATCCAGATTTACGCATTAATATTCATATCGACAAAGATCAGGTTTCTGTGGCTTTGGATACTTCTGGAGCTTCGCTTCATCAGCGTGGTTATAGAACAGCTACCAATATTGCTCCGATTAATGAGGTTTTAGCGGCTGGAATTCTTTTACTGTCTGGCTGGGACGGACAAAGTGATTTTCTTGATCCAATGTGCGGTTCTGGAACTTTCTTAGCAGAAGCAGCAATGATTGCCTGCAATATTCCGGCAAACATTAACAGAAAAGAATTTGCTTTTGAAAAATGGAAAGATTGGGACAATGATTTGTTCGATACAATTGTTGATAGTTTAATGAAAAAAACAAGAGAGTTTCATTATACAATTAAAGGTTTTGATAAAGCGCCAAGTGCTGTAAGCAAAGCCAAAGACAATATTAGAAATGCCAATTTAGAAGATTATATTAAAATTTACGAAGAGAATTTCTTTGATACGGAAAAAGAAACAGAAGGAAAACTTCATATTGTTTTCAATCCGCCTTATGATGAACGTTTAGATATTCATATGGAAAGATTTTACGCCAGCATTGGAGATACCTTAAAGAAGAATTATCCAGGAACAAACGCTTGGTTTATTACAGCAAACCTAGAAGCTTTAAAATTCGTAGGATTAAAACCTTCAAGAAAAATTAAACTTTTTAACGGAAGCCTTGAAGCACGTTTGGTAAAATACGAAATGTACGAAGGAAGTAAGAGAACGAAATTTCAGGTTTCTGAATAG
- a CDS encoding DUF6048 family protein, with translation MKHTLKFISSLSLLFSMFLGYAQDVPEISKNKDTIVTKKPQTEKTVKTAKPEVQETQKDSVVKTDRYGLRVGVDLYKLTRGLYDKDYKGVEFVGDWRLTKKYYIAAELGYEDKTTEDDRLTSSANGTYIKAGFDYNFYQNWLDMENLITIGMRGGFSTFSQELINYKIYNPNPYWGELPPIAEGQKYNGLTATWIEVAMGLKAQVFKNVFVGFGVQLKLLATNKEPNNFENLYIPGFNRTYDGSFGIGFNYTVSYFIPIYKKKTMASETAKKEEPKKKK, from the coding sequence ATGAAACACACATTAAAGTTTATTTCTAGTCTTTCATTATTGTTTTCAATGTTTTTAGGTTACGCTCAGGATGTTCCTGAGATTTCTAAAAATAAAGATACAATAGTGACTAAAAAGCCTCAAACAGAAAAAACTGTAAAGACGGCAAAACCAGAAGTTCAGGAAACCCAAAAAGACAGCGTTGTAAAAACAGATCGCTACGGGCTTCGTGTAGGTGTCGATTTGTACAAACTTACGCGCGGGCTTTATGACAAAGATTATAAAGGAGTCGAATTTGTTGGAGATTGGCGCTTGACAAAAAAATACTATATAGCTGCAGAACTAGGCTACGAGGACAAAACTACCGAGGATGACCGATTAACCTCTTCGGCTAACGGAACGTACATAAAAGCAGGTTTTGATTATAATTTTTATCAAAACTGGTTGGATATGGAAAACTTAATTACGATTGGAATGCGAGGCGGTTTCAGTACTTTTAGCCAAGAACTGATTAATTACAAAATCTATAATCCGAATCCGTATTGGGGAGAATTACCGCCTATAGCAGAAGGTCAAAAATATAACGGCCTTACAGCAACTTGGATCGAGGTTGCCATGGGATTAAAAGCACAGGTTTTTAAAAATGTATTTGTTGGTTTTGGCGTACAGCTTAAACTTCTGGCAACCAATAAAGAGCCTAATAATTTTGAAAACCTTTATATTCCTGGCTTCAATAGAACTTATGATGGAAGTTTCGGAATTGGTTTCAACTACACAGTTTCTTACTTTATTCCGATTTATAAGAAAAAAACGATGGCGTCTGAAACTGCAAAAAAAGAAGAACCTAAGAAGAAGAAATAG
- a CDS encoding DUF6452 family protein, whose protein sequence is MKKLISLLLLFTFGLSSCEKDDVCDPNTPTTPRLVITFYDISNPTKTRNVSNLKVIGEGMEQGIVFNESLAVDDSLRYVTNGSTVMIPLKVNDSTTTFKFISNSFNPASINTDVLKFNYTSQNVYVSRACGFKTIFQLRNVLPIVQTDPDGSIWMTDVVLENPNIESENETHIKVYF, encoded by the coding sequence ATGAAAAAACTAATCTCTCTTTTACTGCTCTTTACTTTTGGCTTATCTAGCTGCGAGAAAGATGATGTCTGTGATCCTAATACACCAACTACACCTAGATTGGTGATTACATTCTATGATATTTCCAATCCTACCAAAACCAGAAATGTGAGTAACTTAAAAGTTATTGGTGAAGGAATGGAACAGGGAATTGTTTTTAATGAAAGTCTTGCAGTTGATGATTCATTACGATATGTAACCAATGGAAGCACTGTTATGATTCCTTTAAAAGTAAACGACAGTACAACAACCTTCAAGTTTATTTCCAATTCATTTAATCCTGCTTCAATCAATACTGATGTGTTAAAATTTAATTATACATCGCAAAATGTATACGTCTCTAGAGCATGTGGATTTAAAACTATATTTCAGTTAAGAAACGTTCTACCTATTGTTCAAACTGATCCAGACGGTAGTATTTGGATGACCGACGTTGTATTAGAAAACCCTAACATTGAATCTGAAAATGAAACACACATTAAAGTTTATTTCTAG
- a CDS encoding Smr/MutS family protein, whose protein sequence is MLAKGDKVSVLDEAINGTVVSVKNNEVLIETEDGFMMTFLVNELLKIQEASNLMNSIKRIDLDEISKEKTEPKPRSFVKEKKDKREVGVPEFDLHIEKLVPNKRGMSNYDILTLQTETAKRHIEFAIRNRIPKIVFIHGVGEGILKAELDFLLGRYDGIDFQDANYQKYGLGATEVYIRQNNK, encoded by the coding sequence ATGTTGGCAAAAGGAGATAAGGTTTCGGTATTAGACGAAGCCATAAACGGAACGGTAGTTTCGGTTAAAAATAACGAGGTTTTGATTGAAACTGAGGACGGATTTATGATGACATTTTTAGTCAACGAATTGCTTAAGATTCAAGAAGCCAGTAATTTAATGAATTCTATTAAAAGAATTGATTTAGATGAAATTTCAAAAGAGAAAACAGAGCCAAAACCGAGAAGTTTTGTTAAAGAAAAGAAAGATAAGCGCGAAGTTGGCGTTCCAGAGTTTGATTTACACATCGAAAAATTGGTTCCTAATAAACGCGGAATGTCGAACTATGATATTTTGACATTACAGACCGAAACGGCAAAAAGACATATCGAATTTGCGATAAGAAACCGCATTCCGAAAATCGTTTTTATTCATGGTGTTGGTGAAGGGATTTTGAAAGCTGAACTTGATTTTTTATTGGGACGTTATGACGGAATTGATTTTCAAGATGCCAATTATCAAAAGTATGGTCTTGGTGCTACCGAAGTTTATATAAGGCAGAACAATAAATAA
- a CDS encoding sensor histidine kinase: MKLYHKLSQISFLKKSYAFKFLFVAFIGIHIPLIGILFFVLFFEHSISPSSILIFSLIMTLLATAITLLVLNRLIKPIATASKALDEYRDSRKLSDLPTDYTDEAGLLLCNIQESINEAENFINEKQDLIYMLSHDLRNFAGNPQGLAQLIISENPSESVKNLAELICESTDLQFRYIENFIKLLKEQDEVVKINQEVKTVLFPNIIPFINEQVEQRLFDKNIKLDLAVECNEAKLKIDEGLLIQVLVNLISNAVKFSYFDSEIKVRIFSENSKLIVTVRDKGMGFDKNQIEELFKKFTKMSRLGTANEGSTGIGLYLCKKIIERNKGLLTASSEGKNKGAEFRIEFDI, translated from the coding sequence ATGAAGTTGTATCATAAACTTTCTCAAATCAGTTTTCTTAAAAAAAGTTATGCATTTAAATTCCTATTTGTCGCTTTTATTGGAATTCATATTCCCTTAATCGGAATTTTGTTTTTCGTTTTATTTTTTGAACATAGTATTTCTCCATCTTCAATTCTTATTTTTTCACTAATTATGACATTGCTTGCAACAGCAATTACACTTTTAGTTTTAAACAGATTGATAAAACCTATCGCAACGGCATCAAAAGCATTAGATGAGTACAGAGATTCAAGAAAATTATCTGATTTGCCAACAGACTATACAGATGAAGCAGGACTGCTTTTGTGTAATATACAGGAATCTATTAATGAAGCAGAGAATTTTATTAATGAAAAACAGGATTTAATCTATATGCTTTCGCATGATTTGAGAAATTTTGCAGGGAATCCGCAAGGTTTAGCGCAGTTGATTATAAGTGAAAATCCATCAGAATCAGTTAAAAATCTGGCCGAATTAATTTGCGAATCGACTGATCTTCAATTTCGATATATTGAAAATTTCATCAAATTGCTTAAAGAACAAGATGAAGTGGTAAAAATAAATCAGGAAGTTAAAACGGTTTTATTTCCTAATATCATTCCGTTTATTAACGAACAAGTAGAACAGCGCCTGTTTGATAAAAACATAAAGCTGGATTTGGCTGTAGAATGTAATGAAGCAAAGCTAAAAATAGACGAGGGACTTTTAATTCAGGTTCTGGTAAATCTGATAAGCAATGCGGTCAAGTTTTCTTATTTTGATAGTGAAATTAAAGTTAGAATCTTTTCAGAAAATTCCAAATTGATAGTTACGGTAAGAGATAAAGGAATGGGCTTTGATAAAAATCAAATTGAAGAGTTGTTTAAAAAGTTTACCAAAATGAGCCGTCTAGGAACCGCAAATGAAGGTTCTACAGGAATTGGATTGTATTTGTGCAAAAAAATCATTGAAAGAAACAAAGGCCTACTAACCGCATCAAGCGAAGGAAAAAATAAAGGTGCGGAGTTTAGAATTGAATTTGATATCTAA
- the rlmD gene encoding 23S rRNA (uracil(1939)-C(5))-methyltransferase RlmD: MGRKNTDKVVFHQIQVLDAGAKGVSVAKAPDGKVIFIPNVVPGDVVDVQTLKKRKAYYEGKAVKFHELSEYRVEPICEHFGVCGGCKWQNMKYSQQLAFKQNEVKNHLQRIGKIELPEFEDILGSEKQFFYRNKMEFSFSNSRWLTEKEIGSTEDLGNRNALGFHIPKMWDKILDINKCHLQEDPSNAIRNEIRAFANEHNLAFFNPREHSGLLRTVMIRTVSTGEIMVLIQFFEDDKENRELILDHLYEKFPQITSLQYVVNGKPNDTIYDQDVVLYKGRDYILEEMEGLKFSINAKSFYQTNSDQAYELYKITRDFAGLTGNETVYDLYTGTGTIAQFVSKKAKKVIGVESVPEAILDAKANAERNNITNCEFFVGDMKVVFNEAFIAQHGKPDVIITDPPRDGMHKDVVEQILKIAPKRVVYVSCNSATQARDLALMDEKYKVTRVRPVDMFPQTHHVENVVLLELR, translated from the coding sequence ATGGGAAGAAAAAATACAGACAAAGTTGTCTTTCATCAAATTCAAGTTCTTGATGCTGGTGCAAAAGGCGTTTCAGTAGCCAAAGCACCTGACGGAAAAGTAATCTTTATTCCGAATGTGGTACCTGGAGATGTTGTGGACGTGCAGACATTAAAAAAAAGAAAGGCTTACTACGAAGGTAAAGCTGTAAAATTTCACGAATTATCTGAATATAGAGTAGAACCAATCTGCGAACATTTTGGAGTATGCGGAGGCTGCAAATGGCAAAATATGAAATACAGCCAGCAGCTTGCATTTAAACAAAATGAGGTTAAAAATCACTTACAAAGAATAGGGAAAATTGAACTTCCAGAATTTGAAGATATTTTAGGTTCTGAAAAACAGTTCTTTTATAGAAATAAAATGGAATTTTCTTTTTCAAATAGCCGTTGGCTAACAGAAAAAGAAATTGGAAGCACTGAAGATTTAGGAAACAGAAATGCTTTAGGATTCCATATTCCGAAAATGTGGGATAAAATTCTTGATATCAACAAATGTCATTTACAAGAAGACCCTTCAAATGCCATTCGTAACGAAATCAGAGCTTTTGCAAACGAACATAATTTAGCGTTTTTTAATCCAAGAGAACATTCTGGATTATTAAGAACTGTAATGATTCGTACTGTTTCTACAGGTGAAATTATGGTTTTAATTCAGTTTTTTGAAGATGATAAAGAAAACCGAGAGTTGATTCTTGATCATTTATACGAGAAATTTCCACAAATTACTTCATTGCAATATGTTGTAAACGGAAAACCAAACGACACTATTTACGATCAAGATGTTGTTCTTTACAAAGGAAGAGATTACATCTTAGAAGAAATGGAAGGTCTAAAATTCAGTATTAACGCAAAATCTTTTTACCAGACCAATTCTGACCAAGCTTACGAATTATATAAAATAACCCGAGATTTTGCTGGTCTTACCGGAAACGAGACAGTTTATGACTTGTATACAGGAACGGGAACAATTGCTCAATTCGTTTCTAAAAAAGCAAAAAAAGTAATCGGAGTAGAAAGTGTTCCTGAAGCAATTCTTGATGCTAAAGCCAATGCAGAACGCAATAATATTACAAATTGCGAGTTTTTTGTTGGTGACATGAAAGTGGTATTCAATGAAGCTTTTATTGCACAGCACGGAAAACCAGATGTTATTATTACAGATCCGCCTCGTGACGGCATGCATAAAGATGTAGTGGAGCAAATTTTAAAAATTGCACCAAAAAGAGTTGTTTATGTAAGCTGTAATTCTGCAACGCAAGCACGTGATTTGGCTTTAATGGATGAAAAATACAAAGTAACACGTGTGAGACCTGTAGATATGTTTCCTCAGACGCATCATGTTGAAAATGTTGTACTTTTAGAACTTCGATAA
- a CDS encoding serine O-acetyltransferase — MTKDNIIQNIKALKSHSHINYGIKTKTEDFTEKLFYTLFDSNAALDESIDELEFRFKEIAVLACKKPQNLCESIWDRFLEKLPGVLEKLNQDAEYILENDPASNSIDEVYLGYPGFYAIAIYRLSHELYHLDLLLFSRLMSEYAHRITGTDIHAGADIASPFFIDHATGIVIGETTVIKKHVKIYQGVTLGALSVSKEMKNAKRHPTVEANVCIYANATILGGETVIGKNSVVGGNAWITKSIPEDSIVLNTTTTEVKIKEKK; from the coding sequence GTGACAAAAGACAATATCATACAAAACATAAAAGCTTTAAAGAGCCACTCTCACATAAATTACGGCATTAAAACCAAAACGGAAGACTTTACAGAAAAGCTTTTTTACACGCTTTTTGATTCGAATGCGGCGCTTGACGAAAGTATTGACGAACTAGAGTTTCGCTTCAAAGAAATTGCGGTTTTGGCGTGTAAAAAGCCTCAAAATTTATGCGAATCTATTTGGGACCGTTTTTTAGAAAAGCTACCAGGAGTTTTAGAAAAGCTAAATCAGGACGCGGAATATATTCTTGAGAACGATCCTGCTTCAAACAGTATTGACGAGGTTTATCTGGGATATCCAGGATTTTACGCCATTGCAATTTATAGATTAAGCCACGAATTATACCATCTCGATTTATTGCTTTTTTCTCGTTTAATGAGCGAATACGCACATAGAATTACAGGAACAGATATTCACGCAGGAGCCGATATTGCTTCACCATTTTTTATCGATCATGCAACAGGTATCGTAATTGGTGAGACAACTGTTATTAAAAAACATGTAAAAATTTATCAAGGTGTTACGCTCGGTGCATTAAGCGTAAGCAAGGAAATGAAAAATGCAAAAAGACATCCCACAGTTGAGGCAAATGTCTGCATTTATGCCAATGCAACCATTTTGGGCGGAGAAACAGTAATTGGAAAAAACAGTGTCGTTGGAGGAAATGCCTGGATTACCAAATCGATTCCAGAAGATTCTATCGTCTTAAACACCACTACTACTGAAGTTAAAATAAAAGAAAAAAAATAA
- a CDS encoding aspartate/glutamate racemase family protein, with the protein MRKIGLIGGISWVSTSDYYTLINKGINEKLGGLNFSECLIYSFNYSDIKKNNDANDWDSTFNMLLKAAEVLKSGGAEAILLCANTMHLIADRIQEAIDIPLIHIAEETAIEIHKKQLKKVGLLGTKFTMELDFFKDKLAEKEIETIIPLSEADKDFIHYTIFEELGRGIATEETKKRYLEIVNELIQNGAEGIILGCTEIPLVIKEGDLNVPIFDTTLIHTQAAINFQLT; encoded by the coding sequence ATGAGGAAAATTGGACTTATCGGTGGAATCAGCTGGGTTTCTACATCTGATTATTATACTTTGATTAATAAAGGAATTAATGAGAAATTGGGCGGACTGAATTTCTCGGAATGTCTAATCTACTCTTTTAATTATTCCGATATTAAAAAGAATAACGATGCTAACGATTGGGATTCGACTTTTAATATGCTTTTAAAAGCTGCTGAAGTTTTAAAATCGGGTGGGGCAGAAGCTATTCTTTTATGCGCCAATACCATGCATTTAATTGCTGATAGGATACAAGAAGCTATTGATATTCCTCTTATTCATATTGCAGAAGAAACAGCGATTGAAATTCATAAAAAACAATTGAAAAAAGTTGGTCTGCTAGGAACGAAATTTACAATGGAATTGGATTTCTTTAAAGATAAATTGGCTGAGAAAGAAATTGAAACGATAATACCACTAAGCGAAGCTGATAAAGATTTTATTCATTACACCATTTTCGAAGAATTAGGAAGAGGAATTGCAACAGAAGAAACGAAAAAGCGTTACTTAGAAATTGTAAATGAATTAATTCAAAACGGAGCAGAAGGAATCATTTTAGGATGTACCGAAATTCCACTAGTCATAAAAGAAGGCGACTTAAATGTTCCAATTTTTGATACTACTTTAATACATACACAAGCAGCGATTAATTTTCAGTTAACTTAG